A genomic stretch from Bacteroidia bacterium includes:
- a CDS encoding formylglycine-generating enzyme family protein, producing the protein MVEIPEGKIVLRDDRIKTKWTVEIKPFLLAKYPVTQELYFEVTKESPSYFKGNKKPVETVSWKDAVIFCNLLSDKSGLKQCYTLNSNEEILFNHLANGYRLPTEAEWEYACKAGTSEIRYGNINNIAWYKENSEKTTHDVGLKEPNSWGLFDMLGNVWEWCSDIYDESVYGSYRIFRGGGWNDEERGCLATNRRRSHPTSFKIDDLGFRLARNL; encoded by the coding sequence ATGGTAGAAATCCCCGAAGGAAAGATTGTATTACGAGATGACAGGATAAAAACTAAATGGACAGTTGAGATAAAGCCATTTTTACTGGCAAAATATCCTGTTACTCAGGAATTATATTTTGAAGTCACTAAAGAATCTCCAAGCTATTTTAAGGGAAATAAAAAACCAGTTGAAACAGTATCGTGGAAAGATGCAGTAATATTTTGCAATTTACTTTCTGATAAATCAGGACTAAAACAATGTTATACTTTAAATAGTAACGAAGAAATATTATTTAATCATTTAGCAAATGGTTACAGGTTGCCAACAGAAGCTGAGTGGGAATATGCATGCAAAGCAGGTACTTCAGAAATAAGATATGGAAACATAAATAATATTGCATGGTATAAAGAAAATTCCGAAAAAACTACGCATGATGTTGGATTGAAAGAACCAAACTCGTGGGGATTGTTTGATATGTTAGGAAATGTTTGGGAATGGTGCTCCGATATTTATGATGAGTCTGTTTATGGTTCGTACCGGATTTTTCGCGGTGGTGGTTGGAATGATGAAGAAAGAGGTTGCCTTGCTACCAATCGCAGACGTAGTCACCCAACTTCGTTTAAAATTGATGATCTTGGATTTCGGTTAGCTAGAAATTTGTAA
- a CDS encoding PadR family transcriptional regulator, with the protein MASNDLLKGTLKPIILKLLSENKRMYGYEITQSVKELSKGKIELTFGALYPILHKLEQDGAVVTEAEIINNRNRIYYSLTETGKSTAQEKIAELEEFVNTLRTLLKPNFGLEYVLAR; encoded by the coding sequence ATGGCATCAAACGATTTATTAAAAGGCACCCTAAAACCAATAATTCTTAAGTTATTATCGGAAAATAAAAGAATGTATGGTTATGAAATAACACAGTCAGTAAAAGAATTATCAAAAGGTAAAATTGAACTTACTTTTGGGGCACTTTATCCAATTCTGCATAAATTAGAACAGGATGGTGCAGTAGTTACAGAAGCAGAAATAATAAATAACCGAAACAGAATTTATTATTCTTTAACCGAAACTGGAAAAAGTACAGCACAAGAAAAAATTGCAGAACTTGAAGAGTTTGTAAATACATTGAGAACATTGTTAAAACCAAATTTCGGATTAGAATATGTGCTTGCTCGATAA